A portion of the Sandaracinobacteroides saxicola genome contains these proteins:
- a CDS encoding cytochrome P450, with protein sequence MNAPVPASEFLLATLPNPTLADLSHIPGPPPAKIRALRTIKFLKDPLGTIQLMADTYGLVFKRQDFGGWGVTMLGPDANELVMFNKDKIFSSAGGWNPVLDQVFPKGLMLMDFEEHRMHRKTLSVAFKPAPMKHYLGELNAGIARRLARWEGQGEFKFYPAIKDLTLDLAATSFLGIPWGPEARRINQAFVDMVLASVGIARKPWPFTQMRRGVEGRAFLCDYFGKLIPQRRGQQGDDIFTQVCNARDENEQLLSDQAIIDHMNFLMMAAHDTTTSSITSLTWFLARHPEWQEQIRAEIDGVRARHGDTLPYEALGELELLEMAFKEALRLIPPVPAMPRRAVKAFDFLGYHIPAGAQVGINPMFTHRMPEHWPDPEKFDPMRFTTQLSRDRHKYAWVPFGGGAHMCLGLHFAYMQVKSFFFQLLSTRRITVPSGYECQFSMFPIPKPRDGLPIRLLPR encoded by the coding sequence ATGAACGCGCCCGTGCCCGCATCCGAATTCCTGCTCGCCACCCTCCCCAACCCGACGCTGGCCGATCTCAGCCACATCCCCGGCCCGCCGCCCGCGAAAATCCGCGCCTTGCGCACCATCAAGTTCCTGAAGGACCCGCTCGGCACCATCCAGCTGATGGCGGACACCTATGGCCTCGTCTTCAAACGGCAGGATTTCGGCGGCTGGGGCGTCACCATGCTCGGCCCGGACGCCAACGAGCTGGTGATGTTCAACAAGGACAAGATCTTCTCCTCCGCCGGCGGCTGGAATCCCGTCCTCGACCAGGTCTTCCCCAAGGGCCTCATGCTGATGGATTTCGAAGAACATCGCATGCACCGAAAAACGCTCTCGGTCGCCTTCAAGCCCGCGCCGATGAAACATTATCTCGGCGAACTGAACGCCGGCATCGCCCGCCGCCTCGCCCGGTGGGAGGGACAGGGCGAGTTCAAATTCTACCCCGCGATCAAGGACCTCACCCTCGATCTCGCCGCCACCAGCTTCCTCGGCATCCCCTGGGGGCCGGAGGCGCGGCGCATCAACCAGGCCTTCGTCGACATGGTGCTGGCCAGCGTCGGCATCGCCCGCAAACCCTGGCCCTTCACCCAGATGCGCCGGGGGGTCGAAGGCCGCGCCTTCCTGTGCGACTATTTCGGCAAGCTCATCCCGCAGCGCCGCGGCCAGCAGGGCGACGACATCTTCACCCAGGTCTGCAACGCGCGCGACGAGAATGAGCAGCTGCTCAGCGACCAGGCGATCATCGACCACATGAACTTCCTGATGATGGCCGCGCACGACACCACCACTTCGTCGATCACCAGCCTCACCTGGTTTCTCGCCCGCCACCCGGAGTGGCAGGAACAGATCCGCGCCGAGATCGACGGCGTCCGCGCCCGCCACGGCGACACCCTCCCCTACGAGGCGCTCGGCGAGCTCGAGCTGCTGGAAATGGCCTTCAAGGAAGCGCTGCGGCTGATCCCGCCCGTCCCCGCCATGCCGCGCCGCGCGGTCAAGGCCTTCGATTTCCTGGGCTACCACATCCCCGCCGGCGCCCAGGTCGGCATCAACCCCATGTTCACCCACCGCATGCCCGAACATTGGCCCGATCCGGAAAAGTTCGATCCGATGCGCTTCACCACGCAGCTCAGCCGCGACCGGCACAAATATGCCTGGGTGCCGTTCGGCGGCGGCGCCCACATGTGCCTCGGCCTGCACTTCGCCTACATGCAGGTGAAGAGCTTCTTCTTCCAGCTGCTCTCCACCCGGCGCATCACCGTGCCCAGCGGCTATGAATGCCAGTTCAGCATGTTCCCCATCCCCAAGCCCAGGGACGGCCTGCCCATCCGCCTGCTGCCGCGATGA
- the phnD gene encoding phosphate/phosphite/phosphonate ABC transporter substrate-binding protein, which translates to MVSVSAVSRRGVLGAALWVAGAAPLLAREAALAFAFQPQKDPASIRKAADEVAAALAPRLKRRVDVVVPLAYAATVQALVSGRADVAWLSSLPFLLARRDGGARLLLAEVRRDTSGRARTDYDSLFVVRADSPLRDFADLRREARRLRMVFTSPTSTSGYVFPYARLVRERMLKPGQPPEQLFAGVSYGGGYTQALEQLLAGRGDVAAVSDYTVEGPKRGTYIDEARQKGLRVIARTPGVPTHPVAARGGMAAGLRREIRAALLELSAASPALLSDVYGASGLVAVDEAKHVAATVEAIRLTGLPIAGLVK; encoded by the coding sequence ATGGTTTCGGTTTCTGCGGTGTCGCGGCGGGGCGTGCTGGGGGCGGCGCTGTGGGTGGCGGGCGCCGCGCCGCTGCTGGCGCGGGAGGCGGCGCTGGCCTTTGCCTTTCAGCCGCAGAAGGACCCGGCCAGCATCCGCAAGGCCGCGGACGAGGTGGCGGCGGCGCTGGCACCGCGGCTGAAGCGCCGGGTGGATGTGGTGGTGCCGCTGGCCTATGCGGCGACGGTGCAGGCGCTGGTGAGCGGGCGGGCGGATGTGGCCTGGCTTTCGAGCCTGCCCTTCCTGCTGGCGCGGCGCGACGGCGGGGCGCGGCTGCTGCTGGCGGAGGTGCGGCGGGATACCAGCGGCCGGGCGCGGACCGATTATGACAGCCTGTTCGTGGTGCGGGCCGACAGCCCGCTGCGGGATTTCGCCGACCTGCGGCGGGAGGCGCGGCGGCTGCGCATGGTCTTCACCAGCCCGACCAGCACGTCGGGCTACGTCTTTCCCTATGCCCGGCTGGTGCGTGAGCGGATGCTGAAGCCAGGGCAGCCGCCGGAGCAGCTGTTCGCCGGCGTCTCCTATGGCGGTGGCTATACCCAGGCGCTGGAGCAGCTGCTGGCGGGGCGGGGCGATGTGGCGGCGGTGAGCGACTATACGGTGGAGGGGCCGAAGCGCGGGACCTATATTGACGAGGCGCGGCAGAAGGGGTTGCGGGTGATCGCGCGGACGCCGGGGGTGCCGACGCATCCGGTGGCGGCGCGGGGCGGCATGGCGGCGGGGCTGCGGCGGGAGATTCGCGCGGCGCTGCTGGAGCTGTCCGCGGCGTCGCCGGCGCTGCTGTCCGACGTTTATGGCGCCAGCGGGCTGGTGGCGGTGGACGAGGCGAAGCATGTGGCGGCGACGGTGGAGGCCATTCGGCTGACCGGGCTGCCGATCGCCGGCCTGGTGAAATAG
- the phnE gene encoding phosphonate ABC transporter, permease protein PhnE has translation MPETGAIRVEGLCHRWADGGEALRDIDLCVPQGSHVVIEGPSGSGKSTLLRLLAGGMEPTAGRVLIEGRVARIHQDLRLVGRASALANVLHGALGRLSFAQSLRWPAVERARAEALLARVGLGHRMAAPARTLSGGEAQRVAIARALMQEPDVLLADEPVAALDPANAEAIMTLLGELQRERGLTLLTVLHDAALARRHGDRVVRLEAGRAHVAATVDDAGARGAGPVALPVEPAEAGRRDGRWVALGVFVALILASLPVLAQQETRLTGAFAAAAGFLTQLWPAAEEMWTIEWRALLRSLLATVQMAVLGTVMAVGLALPLAALAARNLMPGWVRLPLRAGLNLWRAVPSIIWALLFVAAVGLGAVAGVVALTAYSIGYLTKFFYEAFEGVDGAAPGALAELGASGAQRFVHAVWPLALPGLVGSCLFMLEYNVRAASVLGLVGAGGIGQDLKLAVDWANWHVVGVILVMLAGAVIAVDALSARVRGALG, from the coding sequence ATGCCGGAGACCGGCGCGATCAGGGTGGAGGGCCTGTGCCATCGCTGGGCCGATGGCGGGGAGGCCCTGCGCGACATCGACCTGTGCGTGCCGCAAGGGTCCCATGTGGTGATCGAGGGGCCTTCCGGCAGCGGGAAATCGACTCTGCTGCGGCTGCTAGCGGGCGGGATGGAACCGACGGCCGGCCGGGTGCTGATCGAGGGGCGGGTGGCGCGCATCCACCAGGACCTCCGGCTGGTGGGGCGGGCGTCGGCACTGGCGAATGTGCTGCACGGGGCGCTGGGGCGATTGTCTTTCGCACAGTCGCTGCGCTGGCCGGCGGTGGAGCGCGCGCGGGCGGAGGCGCTGCTGGCGCGCGTGGGGCTGGGGCATCGCATGGCGGCGCCGGCGCGGACACTGTCCGGCGGGGAGGCGCAGCGGGTGGCGATTGCCCGGGCGCTGATGCAGGAACCCGATGTGCTGCTGGCGGATGAGCCGGTGGCGGCGCTGGACCCCGCCAATGCCGAGGCGATCATGACGCTGCTGGGGGAATTGCAGCGCGAGCGGGGGCTGACGCTGCTGACGGTGCTGCACGATGCAGCGCTGGCGCGGCGGCATGGCGACCGGGTGGTGCGGCTGGAGGCCGGGCGGGCGCATGTCGCGGCAACTGTTGACGATGCTGGCGCGCGGGGGGCGGGGCCTGTTGCCCTGCCCGTCGAGCCGGCGGAGGCGGGCCGCCGCGACGGGCGTTGGGTGGCGCTGGGGGTGTTCGTGGCGCTGATCCTGGCGAGCCTGCCGGTGCTGGCGCAGCAGGAGACGCGGTTGACGGGCGCGTTCGCGGCGGCGGCGGGGTTCCTGACGCAGCTGTGGCCGGCGGCGGAGGAAATGTGGACGATCGAGTGGCGCGCGCTGCTGCGTTCCCTGCTGGCGACGGTGCAGATGGCGGTGCTGGGGACGGTGATGGCCGTGGGGCTGGCGCTGCCGCTGGCGGCGCTGGCGGCGCGCAACCTGATGCCGGGGTGGGTGCGGCTGCCGCTGCGCGCGGGGCTGAACCTGTGGCGGGCGGTGCCGTCGATCATCTGGGCGCTGCTGTTCGTGGCAGCGGTGGGGCTGGGGGCGGTGGCCGGCGTGGTGGCGCTGACGGCCTATAGCATCGGCTATCTGACCAAGTTTTTTTACGAGGCGTTCGAGGGGGTGGATGGCGCGGCGCCGGGGGCGCTGGCGGAGCTGGGGGCCTCGGGCGCGCAGCGCTTCGTGCATGCGGTGTGGCCGCTGGCGCTGCCGGGGCTGGTGGGCAGTTGCCTGTTCATGTTGGAGTATAATGTGCGGGCGGCGAGCGTGCTGGGGCTGGTGGGGGCGGGGGGCATCGGACAGGATCTGAAGCTCGCGGTCGATTGGGCGAACTGGCATGTGGTGGGGGTGATATTGGTGATGCTGGCGGGCGCGGTGATCGCGGTGGATGCGCTGAGCGCGCGGGTAAGGGGGGCGTTGGGGTAA
- a CDS encoding class II 3-deoxy-7-phosphoheptulonate synthase has protein sequence MQHWTPSSWRDAEARQMPTWPDAAAAAAVEAELKNYPPLVFAGEARSLREKLADVAEGKAFLLQGGDCAESFAEFHPNNIRDTFRVILQMAVVLTYGSHMPVVKVGRMAGQFAKPRSADTEEIAGISLPSYRGDIVNDIAFDAAGRTPDPERQKRAYMQAAATLNLLRAFAQGGFANLQQVNKWTLDFVGRSAWAERYADVANRIGEALAFMEACGITPESVPQLKGTDFYTSHEALLLGYEQAMTRQDSLTGDWVDTSAHMLWIGDRTRFDGSAHIEFLRGVLNPLGLKCGPTTQPDDLLRMIDTLNPGNVPGRLTLITRFGHDKVEAHLPRLIRAVRREGRHVVWSCDPMHGNTVKAASGFKTRPFDRILGEVRNVFAVHRAEGSYAGGIHIEMTGQNVTECTGGAIAVTDEALGDRYHTHCDPRLNAGQSLELAFLLSEELAAERTRLKTAA, from the coding sequence ATGCAACACTGGACCCCCTCCTCCTGGCGCGATGCCGAAGCCCGCCAGATGCCGACCTGGCCGGACGCCGCCGCCGCCGCCGCGGTGGAGGCTGAGCTGAAGAACTACCCGCCGCTGGTCTTCGCGGGCGAGGCGCGTTCCCTGCGCGAAAAGCTCGCCGACGTCGCCGAAGGAAAAGCCTTCCTGCTCCAGGGCGGGGACTGCGCCGAAAGCTTCGCGGAGTTCCACCCCAACAACATCCGAGACACCTTCCGCGTCATCCTCCAGATGGCCGTGGTCCTTACCTATGGCAGCCACATGCCGGTGGTGAAGGTCGGCCGCATGGCCGGCCAGTTCGCCAAGCCGCGCAGCGCCGATACCGAGGAAATCGCCGGCATCAGCCTGCCCAGCTATCGCGGCGACATCGTCAACGACATCGCTTTCGACGCCGCCGGCCGCACGCCCGATCCCGAACGGCAGAAACGCGCCTACATGCAGGCCGCCGCCACCCTCAACCTGCTGCGCGCCTTTGCCCAGGGGGGCTTCGCCAACCTGCAACAGGTCAACAAATGGACGCTCGATTTCGTCGGCCGCAGCGCGTGGGCGGAACGCTACGCCGACGTCGCCAACCGCATCGGGGAGGCGCTGGCCTTCATGGAAGCCTGCGGCATTACGCCCGAAAGCGTGCCGCAGTTGAAAGGCACCGATTTCTACACCAGCCACGAGGCGCTGCTGCTCGGTTACGAGCAGGCGATGACGCGGCAGGACAGCCTCACCGGCGACTGGGTCGACACCTCCGCCCACATGCTCTGGATCGGCGACCGCACCCGCTTCGACGGCAGCGCCCACATCGAGTTCCTGCGCGGCGTCCTCAACCCGCTCGGCCTGAAATGCGGGCCGACGACGCAGCCCGACGACCTGCTGCGCATGATCGACACGCTCAACCCCGGCAACGTCCCCGGCCGCCTCACCCTCATCACCCGCTTCGGGCACGACAAGGTGGAGGCGCACCTCCCCCGCCTGATCCGCGCCGTGCGCCGCGAAGGCCGGCATGTGGTGTGGAGCTGCGACCCGATGCACGGCAACACGGTGAAGGCGGCAAGCGGCTTCAAGACCCGGCCGTTCGACCGCATCCTCGGCGAAGTCCGCAACGTCTTCGCCGTCCACCGCGCGGAGGGCAGCTACGCCGGCGGCATCCACATCGAGATGACCGGGCAGAATGTCACCGAATGCACCGGCGGCGCCATCGCCGTCACCGACGAGGCGCTCGGCGACCGCTATCACACCCACTGCGACCCGCGCCTCAACGCCGGGCAATCATTGGAACTCGCCTTCCTCCTCAGCGAAGAACTCGCCGCCGAACGCACCCGCCTCAAAACCGCCGCATAG
- the gorA gene encoding glutathione-disulfide reductase translates to MMTHDFDYFVIGAGSGGVRSARIAAAHGARTAIAEEYRVGGTCVIRGCVPKKLLVIGAHFAEDLEDAARYGWTVGDKSFDWNILRDNVLADVDRLNAGYQSTLDTHKVTTFHARATLTGPNQVQVGDQSFTAQHILIATGARPFVPALPGAEHGITSNEIFHLPALPKRAVIAGGGYIANEFAGILHQLGVDVTLVVRSGTLLRGWDEALADRLLTISMQKGIQFRFNYKFQSIDKTADGLTIHFEGGKTIETDLLLWAVGRNPNSADLGLETVGIQTAENGAIPVDADSHTSLPWLHAVGDVTDRVQLTPIAIREGHALADHLFGTRRWQTNYEDIPSAVFSHPPLASVGLTEAQARKTLGTVKVYTSDFRPMKHVLAGRNERCLYKLVVDASTDTVVGAHMIGPDAPEILQALAIAIKAKLTKAQFDDTIALHPTMSEELVLMK, encoded by the coding sequence ATCATGACCCATGATTTCGACTATTTCGTCATCGGCGCCGGCAGCGGCGGCGTCCGCTCCGCTCGCATCGCCGCCGCCCACGGCGCCCGCACCGCCATCGCCGAGGAATATCGCGTCGGCGGCACCTGCGTCATCCGCGGCTGCGTGCCCAAGAAGCTCCTCGTCATCGGCGCCCACTTCGCCGAGGACCTGGAGGACGCCGCCCGCTACGGCTGGACCGTCGGCGACAAATCCTTCGACTGGAACATCCTGCGCGACAATGTGCTCGCCGACGTCGACCGGCTCAACGCCGGCTACCAATCGACCCTGGACACGCACAAGGTCACCACCTTCCACGCCCGCGCCACCCTCACCGGCCCCAACCAGGTGCAGGTCGGCGACCAGAGCTTCACCGCGCAGCACATCCTGATCGCCACCGGCGCCCGTCCCTTCGTCCCCGCCCTCCCCGGCGCCGAGCATGGCATCACCTCGAACGAAATCTTCCACCTCCCCGCGCTGCCGAAACGCGCCGTCATCGCCGGCGGCGGCTACATCGCCAACGAATTCGCCGGCATCCTCCACCAGCTCGGCGTCGACGTGACGCTTGTCGTCCGCTCCGGCACGCTGCTGCGCGGCTGGGACGAAGCGCTTGCCGACCGGCTGCTGACGATCTCGATGCAGAAAGGCATCCAGTTCCGTTTCAACTACAAGTTCCAAAGCATTGATAAAACAGCCGACGGCCTGACCATCCACTTCGAAGGCGGCAAGACGATCGAAACCGACCTGCTGCTCTGGGCCGTCGGTCGCAATCCGAACAGCGCCGATCTCGGCCTCGAAACCGTCGGTATCCAGACCGCCGAAAACGGCGCCATCCCCGTCGATGCCGACAGCCACACCTCGCTGCCCTGGCTGCACGCCGTCGGCGACGTCACCGACCGCGTGCAGCTCACCCCCATCGCCATCCGGGAGGGCCATGCGCTCGCCGACCACCTGTTCGGCACTCGACGCTGGCAGACCAACTACGAGGACATCCCCAGCGCGGTCTTCAGTCACCCTCCCCTCGCCAGCGTCGGCCTGACCGAGGCACAGGCCCGCAAGACGCTCGGCACCGTCAAGGTTTACACCAGCGATTTCAGGCCGATGAAGCACGTCCTTGCCGGCCGCAACGAACGCTGCCTGTACAAGCTCGTCGTCGACGCCAGCACCGACACCGTCGTCGGCGCCCACATGATCGGCCCCGACGCCCCCGAAATCCTCCAGGCCCTCGCCATCGCCATCAAGGCCAAACTCACCAAGGCCCAGTTCGACGACACCATCGCCCTCCACCCCACCATGAGCGAAGAACTCGTCCTGATGAAATAA
- the glmS gene encoding glutamine--fructose-6-phosphate transaminase (isomerizing), whose protein sequence is MCGIIGIVGTAPVADRLVDGLKRMEYRGYDSAGVCTVHDGALVRRRAEGKLGNLVRELAANPAPGRIGIAHTRWATHGAPTTANAHPHATPHVALVHNGIIENFKPLRDALIARGRRFESETDTEVVAHLISEQVEAGAAPQAAVQAVLPQLRGAFALAITFRDHPDMLIGARLGSPLVVGYGDGETYLGSDALALAPLTQRIAYLDEGDWVVITRGGATIFDVANQPATRQITSSGLTAAAVEKGRFRHFMQKEIFEQPTVVAQTLGSYLRRVEQQVALPQMDFALADVRRITIVACGTSFYAGMVAKYWFEQFARVPVDLDVASEFRYRNPVLEPGGLALFISQSGETADTLAALRHSKAHGQKIAVVVNVPTSSMAREADLLLSTHAGPEIGVASTKAFTCQLAVLAAVAAHLAVVKGKMTREEEQDAVRHLLEAPAALNAALAHDADIAAMAPLIAPARDVLYLGRGPDYPLALEGALKLKEISYIHAEGYASGEMKHGPIALIDEAVPVIVLAPSGPLFEKTVSNMQEVRARGGKVVLISDAAGIAEAGEGCLATIEMPTVHPLIAPLVYAVPVQLLAYHVAVAKGTDVDQPRNLAKSVTVE, encoded by the coding sequence ATGTGTGGAATCATCGGTATCGTCGGCACCGCCCCCGTCGCGGACCGTCTCGTGGACGGCCTCAAGCGCATGGAATATCGCGGCTATGATTCCGCCGGCGTCTGCACCGTCCATGATGGCGCGCTCGTCCGCCGCCGCGCCGAGGGCAAGCTCGGCAACCTGGTCCGCGAACTGGCGGCCAACCCCGCGCCCGGCCGTATCGGCATCGCCCACACCCGCTGGGCCACCCACGGCGCCCCCACCACCGCCAACGCCCACCCCCACGCCACGCCGCATGTCGCCCTGGTCCACAACGGCATCATTGAGAATTTCAAGCCACTGCGGGACGCCCTCATCGCCCGCGGCCGCCGCTTCGAAAGCGAGACCGATACCGAAGTCGTCGCCCACCTCATCTCCGAACAGGTGGAGGCCGGCGCCGCCCCCCAGGCCGCCGTGCAGGCCGTCCTGCCGCAACTGCGCGGTGCCTTCGCGCTGGCCATTACCTTCCGCGACCATCCCGACATGCTCATCGGCGCCCGCCTCGGATCGCCCCTGGTCGTCGGCTATGGCGACGGCGAAACCTACCTCGGCTCGGACGCGCTCGCCCTCGCCCCCCTCACCCAGCGCATCGCCTACCTGGACGAGGGCGACTGGGTCGTCATCACCCGCGGGGGCGCGACCATCTTCGACGTCGCCAACCAGCCCGCCACCCGTCAGATCACCAGCTCCGGCCTCACCGCCGCGGCCGTTGAAAAGGGCCGCTTCCGCCACTTCATGCAGAAGGAAATCTTCGAGCAGCCCACGGTCGTGGCCCAGACGCTCGGCAGCTACCTCCGCCGCGTCGAACAGCAGGTCGCCCTGCCCCAGATGGACTTCGCCCTGGCCGATGTCCGCCGCATCACCATCGTCGCCTGCGGCACCAGCTTCTACGCCGGCATGGTCGCCAAATACTGGTTCGAACAATTCGCCCGCGTCCCCGTCGATCTCGATGTCGCGTCCGAATTCCGCTACCGCAACCCGGTCCTCGAACCCGGCGGCCTCGCACTCTTCATCAGCCAGTCCGGAGAGACCGCCGACACGCTCGCCGCGCTCCGCCACAGCAAGGCGCACGGCCAGAAGATCGCCGTGGTCGTCAACGTCCCCACCAGCTCGATGGCGCGGGAGGCCGACCTGCTGCTGTCCACCCACGCCGGCCCGGAAATCGGCGTCGCTTCCACCAAGGCCTTCACCTGCCAACTCGCCGTCCTTGCCGCCGTCGCCGCCCACCTGGCCGTGGTGAAGGGAAAAATGACGCGAGAGGAGGAGCAGGACGCCGTCCGCCACCTGCTGGAAGCCCCCGCCGCGCTCAACGCCGCGCTCGCCCATGATGCCGACATCGCCGCCATGGCGCCGCTGATCGCGCCCGCGCGGGACGTGCTCTACCTCGGCCGCGGCCCCGATTACCCGCTCGCCCTTGAAGGCGCGCTGAAGCTCAAGGAAATCAGCTACATCCACGCCGAAGGTTATGCATCAGGTGAAATGAAACACGGCCCCATCGCCCTCATCGACGAGGCCGTGCCCGTCATCGTCCTCGCCCCCAGCGGGCCACTGTTTGAAAAAACCGTCAGCAACATGCAGGAAGTGCGCGCGCGAGGCGGCAAGGTCGTCCTCATCTCGGATGCCGCCGGCATCGCGGAGGCCGGTGAAGGCTGCCTCGCCACCATCGAGATGCCCACCGTCCACCCGCTCATCGCGCCGCTCGTCTATGCCGTCCCCGTCCAGCTTCTCGCCTACCACGTCGCCGTTGCCAAGGGCACCGACGTCGACCAACCCCGCAACCTCGCTAAATCCGTCACGGTGGAGTAG
- a CDS encoding PIN domain-containing protein, whose protein sequence is MSGFAFDANIMIDALAGFPPARAEIQRAVEYGSRAWISRMAWIEVLSKGSDAIVRDALAFLDRFGLDEIDDEISLRAAALRRDRPRLKSPDAIILASAQIRGRVLVTRNTRDFPAEMPGIRVPYTL, encoded by the coding sequence GTGAGCGGCTTCGCTTTCGATGCCAACATCATGATCGACGCCCTGGCAGGCTTCCCGCCTGCCCGTGCCGAAATTCAGCGCGCCGTCGAATATGGTTCTAGGGCATGGATCAGCCGCATGGCGTGGATCGAAGTGTTGTCAAAAGGCAGTGATGCAATTGTCAGGGATGCTCTTGCGTTCCTCGATCGGTTCGGGCTCGATGAAATTGATGACGAGATATCGCTCAGGGCTGCTGCGCTGCGCCGCGACCGACCGCGATTGAAATCACCCGATGCCATCATTCTCGCCAGCGCCCAGATCCGCGGGCGCGTGTTGGTGACCCGGAATACTAGGGATTTTCCGGCAGAGATGCCCGGCATCCGCGTCCCCTACACTCTATAG
- a CDS encoding ribbon-helix-helix domain-containing protein codes for MTRILADLPDEDIKWLDQLAAEQGKSRAQVLREAVSAYKPDTSNNNASWIDKGFGLWARHGVEHDSHEYDRKRRAEWTRPWDDDYEEVRAESPDMFDEEDDRQRQIYLDMIAGKYPTPKTPAGK; via the coding sequence ATGACTCGCATCCTCGCCGACCTGCCTGACGAAGACATTAAATGGCTCGATCAGCTCGCGGCCGAGCAGGGCAAATCGCGCGCGCAGGTGCTGCGTGAGGCGGTATCAGCCTATAAACCGGACACATCCAACAATAACGCAAGTTGGATCGATAAGGGATTTGGCCTCTGGGCCAGACATGGCGTCGAACATGACTCGCACGAATATGATCGTAAGCGTCGTGCCGAATGGACCCGCCCATGGGATGATGATTATGAAGAGGTGCGCGCAGAGTCCCCTGACATGTTCGACGAGGAAGATGATCGCCAGCGGCAAATCTATCTCGACATGATTGCAGGCAAATATCCCACGCCCAAGACCCCGGCGGGCAAGTGA
- the glmU gene encoding bifunctional UDP-N-acetylglucosamine diphosphorylase/glucosamine-1-phosphate N-acetyltransferase GlmU, translated as MTALALIILAAGKGTRMKSARHKVLHPIGGRPMLLHLLDSLASLDPAATIVVAGDKREQLEAALADHPVTVALQEPQLGTAHAALQARAALTGFDGLILVTFGDCPLLSAATVQRLCNMLDDDTSVAVLGFRPADTAAYGRIIAKDGRVQKMVEHKDATEAERAVTLCNAGVLVAHSRDLWRLLDAVDNHNAAGEYYLPDVVTHALAEGRQVAVIETSEAEVAGVNSRAELAMAEARFQAARRAELMTAGVTLIAPETVFLSHDTAIEADVTIEPFVVFGPGVRVATGTTIRAHSHLEGADIAADCDIGPFARLRPGTSLARGVKIGNFVETKKAVMAEGAKANHLSYLGDATIGAHANIGAGTITCNYDGYFKYQTVIGAGAFIGSNSALIAPVKIGRDAIVAAGSAVSRDVADGELRMVRAEQLVKPGWADRFHDAMRRKKAEKK; from the coding sequence ATGACCGCCCTCGCCCTCATCATCCTTGCCGCCGGCAAGGGGACCCGCATGAAATCCGCTCGCCACAAGGTGCTGCATCCCATCGGCGGCCGCCCGATGCTGCTGCACCTGCTCGACAGCCTCGCCAGCCTGGACCCCGCCGCCACCATCGTCGTCGCCGGCGACAAGCGGGAGCAGCTGGAAGCCGCGCTTGCCGACCACCCGGTCACCGTCGCCCTGCAGGAACCACAGCTTGGCACCGCCCACGCCGCGCTCCAGGCCCGCGCCGCCCTCACCGGCTTCGACGGCCTGATCCTGGTCACCTTCGGCGATTGCCCGCTGCTCTCCGCCGCCACCGTGCAGCGGCTGTGCAACATGCTCGATGACGATACCAGCGTCGCCGTCCTCGGCTTCCGCCCCGCCGACACCGCCGCCTACGGCCGCATCATCGCGAAGGATGGACGCGTTCAGAAAATGGTCGAGCACAAGGACGCGACCGAGGCCGAACGCGCCGTCACACTGTGCAACGCCGGCGTCCTCGTCGCCCACAGCCGCGATCTCTGGCGCCTGCTGGACGCGGTCGACAACCACAATGCCGCAGGCGAATATTATCTTCCCGATGTTGTCACCCACGCGCTCGCCGAAGGCCGGCAGGTCGCCGTCATCGAAACGTCGGAGGCCGAGGTCGCCGGCGTCAACAGCCGCGCCGAACTGGCGATGGCCGAGGCCCGCTTCCAGGCCGCCCGCCGCGCCGAACTGATGACCGCCGGCGTCACGCTCATCGCGCCCGAGACCGTCTTCCTCAGCCACGACACCGCCATCGAAGCCGATGTCACCATCGAGCCGTTCGTCGTGTTCGGCCCCGGCGTCCGCGTCGCCACCGGCACGACCATCCGCGCCCACAGCCATCTGGAGGGCGCCGACATCGCTGCCGATTGCGACATCGGCCCCTTCGCCCGCCTCCGCCCCGGCACCAGCCTCGCCCGCGGCGTCAAGATCGGCAATTTCGTCGAAACCAAGAAGGCCGTGATGGCCGAGGGCGCGAAGGCCAACCACCTCAGCTACCTGGGCGATGCGACCATCGGCGCCCACGCCAACATCGGCGCCGGCACCATCACCTGCAACTATGACGGCTATTTCAAATATCAGACCGTCATCGGCGCCGGCGCCTTCATCGGCAGCAACAGCGCGCTGATCGCCCCGGTCAAGATCGGCCGCGACGCCATCGTCGCCGCCGGCAGCGCCGTCAGCCGCGACGTCGCCGACGGCGAACTGCGCATGGTCCGCGCCGAACAACTGGTCAAACCCGGCTGGGCCGACCGGTTTCATGATGCGATGCGGAGGAAGAAAGCGGAAAAAAAGTGA